Proteins encoded by one window of Gemmatimonadaceae bacterium:
- a CDS encoding acyl-CoA thioesterase, translating to MEPRTPRDSEATVADLMMPHQANGLKQPSVFGGVIMSMVDRCAALAAMRHSGGQVTTLSIDRILFKEPIRVGELVEVRSRVVFVGTTSLAVVADVYAENVSAGSKRHTNECWLTFVHLGEDGAPAPVPRLQLETAADHELHAQAARRRAHSLSEAR from the coding sequence ATGGAACCCCGTACTCCCCGCGACAGCGAAGCCACGGTTGCCGACCTGATGATGCCGCACCAGGCCAACGGCCTGAAGCAGCCCTCCGTCTTTGGCGGCGTGATCATGAGCATGGTCGACCGATGCGCAGCCCTTGCCGCCATGCGACACAGCGGCGGGCAGGTCACCACGCTTTCCATCGACCGCATCCTCTTCAAGGAGCCGATTCGCGTCGGGGAACTCGTTGAGGTGCGGTCGCGTGTCGTGTTCGTCGGTACGACCTCGCTCGCCGTGGTCGCTGACGTGTACGCGGAGAACGTGAGCGCCGGATCCAAGCGACACACGAACGAATGCTGGCTCACGTTCGTGCATTTGGGCGAAGACGGAGCGCCCGCGCCGGTGCCGCGCTTGCAGCTCGAGACCGCCGCCGACCACGAGTTGCATGCCCAGGCGGCGCGACGTCGGGCGCACTCGCTGAGCGAGGCGCGCTGA
- a CDS encoding DUF2203 domain-containing protein — MPHCFTLEMANRMLPLVSRIVRDILDHYRTWQQTVEQFEMATALSRSDRPTAEAEALQHRAQELAHEIQGFLAELTSLGVEFKGFELGLVDFPGDVDGQPVLWCWKFGEPSVQYWHDAASGYAGRQPVETLLAAPRHA; from the coding sequence ATGCCGCATTGCTTCACGCTCGAGATGGCGAATCGGATGCTCCCGCTCGTGAGCCGGATCGTCCGCGACATCCTCGACCACTACCGCACGTGGCAGCAGACGGTCGAGCAGTTCGAGATGGCGACGGCCCTGAGCCGATCCGATCGTCCGACCGCGGAAGCCGAGGCGCTGCAGCACCGCGCTCAGGAGCTTGCGCACGAGATCCAGGGCTTTCTCGCCGAGCTCACGAGCCTGGGCGTCGAGTTCAAGGGATTCGAACTCGGTCTCGTCGACTTTCCGGGCGACGTCGACGGACAACCCGTGCTGTGGTGCTGGAAGTTCGGTGAGCCTTCCGTGCAGTATTGGCACGACGCCGCCTCGGGTTATGCCGGCCGCCAGCCGGTGGAGACCCTGCTCGCCGCACCGCGACACGCCTGA
- the rnz gene encoding ribonuclease Z: protein MPLTIRFLGTSASRPTVERSAPSIALIREGETLLFDCGEGTQRQMMRYGVSFALDDVFFSHFHLDHFLGIVGLMRTLALQGRTEPLRCWGPRGAERLLRRCETLGGDRLTFPVQITELEPGEAVPRKDYDIRAVNAVHRGGPALSWALIEHERRGRFDPDHARSLGIPEGPLWGRVHRGESITLPDGRTIDPATLVGPTRRGRRIVITGDTRPCDATIEAAHRADLLIHEATFGDEEAERSVDTGHSTAREAAGVARDAEVKRLVLTHLSARYTRDPRDLETEARSVFAATTVARDGMEIDVPFETDGASGASG from the coding sequence ATGCCCCTCACCATCCGCTTCCTCGGCACGTCCGCTTCCCGCCCAACGGTCGAGCGGAGCGCCCCTTCGATCGCCCTCATCCGTGAAGGGGAAACGCTGCTGTTCGACTGCGGAGAAGGCACGCAGCGACAGATGATGCGATACGGCGTCTCGTTCGCGCTCGATGATGTGTTCTTCTCGCATTTCCACCTGGATCACTTTCTCGGGATCGTCGGGCTGATGCGTACGCTCGCATTGCAGGGGCGAACGGAACCGTTGCGCTGCTGGGGACCGAGAGGCGCCGAGCGACTCCTGCGCCGCTGCGAAACGCTTGGCGGCGATCGGCTCACGTTTCCGGTGCAGATCACCGAGCTGGAGCCCGGCGAAGCGGTACCGCGCAAGGACTACGACATCCGCGCCGTGAACGCGGTGCACCGCGGTGGGCCCGCCCTGAGCTGGGCGCTCATCGAACACGAACGCCGAGGCCGCTTTGACCCCGACCACGCGCGCTCGTTAGGTATCCCCGAAGGGCCGCTGTGGGGTCGCGTGCATCGCGGCGAGTCCATCACGCTCCCCGATGGTCGCACCATCGATCCCGCCACGCTCGTGGGCCCCACGCGACGCGGGCGACGCATCGTCATCACCGGGGACACGCGGCCCTGCGATGCCACGATCGAGGCCGCGCATCGCGCGGACCTGCTGATCCACGAAGCGACGTTTGGCGACGAAGAGGCCGAGCGCTCGGTGGACACGGGTCACTCCACGGCGCGCGAGGCCGCCGGAGTGGCACGCGACGCCGAGGTGAAGCGGCTGGTACTCACGCACCTGTCAGCACGCTACACGCGCGACCCTCGGGATCTCGAGACCGAAGCGCGGAGCGTCTTTGCGGCGACAACCGTCGCGCGCGACGGGATGGAAATCGATGTGCCGTTCGAGACTGACGGCGCGTCGGGCGCCAGCGGCTAG
- a CDS encoding stress-induced protein, translated as MTGKSKRGFASMDPERQKEIASKGGRAAHAKGTAHEWSRDEARAAGRKGGVIVSRDREHMSAIGREGGEARGRANAIARAAEHGGRRFVERESRVVTGRDLEASSDRPSALDTTSLQGDLRR; from the coding sequence ATGACAGGAAAGAGCAAGCGAGGATTCGCCTCGATGGATCCCGAGCGGCAGAAGGAGATCGCGAGCAAGGGTGGTCGCGCCGCGCACGCCAAGGGCACGGCCCATGAGTGGTCGCGGGATGAGGCGCGCGCCGCGGGTCGCAAGGGCGGCGTGATCGTGAGCCGCGATCGCGAGCACATGTCGGCGATCGGACGCGAGGGCGGTGAAGCGCGTGGCCGTGCCAACGCGATCGCGCGCGCTGCCGAACATGGTGGTCGCCGGTTTGTGGAGCGTGAATCCCGCGTGGTCACGGGCCGCGACCTCGAGGCATCGTCAGACCGGCCCTCGGCGCTCGACACGACGTCGCTGCAGGGCGACCTCCGCCGGTAG
- a CDS encoding EAL domain-containing protein: MHTPRATSLHEFDESTSQVLQAQFALAERSVNGVRILVIGVLAIAAIAYGPYLDARLNLANLFALAPMLAWAVGQHFWWHARGAQSRTLSTVNALLDVSAVSILATCYGLFGDPNFAVKSPILSAYFVILAARPFTGSPRLALSTALTATLQYAAIVVFFTATGRLALNDDPTATVTTRGTSLLDEGAKTLLLLIAGVVATYATAWNERTLRQAVSLRRNFEARFRAVFEHSAVGVALLNEQGAVLEANGAMTSIVGASNMQLVGRRISDFATPEHEQTSERLIRDLVDGEQASATAEVLFARSDGAEVWGSVTVSHAQGARDVRLIAIVEDVTSRKALEAKLLQQAFYDGLTGLANRSLFRDRAEHALTRAMRDRSEVAVLFLDLDNFKNVNDTLGHGAGDCLLQVVANRLLNATRGCDTVARLGGDEFAVLLENVRTEADASVVAERITHALRSPIELNSGNTVRVSSSIGIARAEDSSTVDDLMRNADVAMYAAKSASRGTFVFFDRSMHTALVDRVMLEVDMRTAIEGRDFWVAYQPIVDLETRELTGMEALARWRHPLKGLIPPASFIPVAEETGLILAIGRLVLADACQQAAYWNRLPGRTRPLSITVNLSGKQLQAPDLHQDVREALASSGLDPSHLILEITESVIMESGRSVLERLRDLKELGVRLAIDDFGTGYSSLSYLQQFPVDILKIDRSFTTGLARGPNEDALARTIIALGDLLTLRTIAEGVEHEGQHERLRDLGCDYGQGYLFGKPISARDMTALLRTGQLPELVEEEEQRSVPSQG; the protein is encoded by the coding sequence GTGCACACTCCCCGCGCCACCAGCCTCCACGAGTTCGACGAGAGCACTTCACAGGTGCTCCAGGCGCAGTTTGCGCTGGCCGAGCGATCGGTGAATGGGGTGCGCATCCTGGTCATTGGCGTGCTGGCGATCGCGGCGATCGCGTACGGCCCGTATCTCGACGCCCGACTCAACCTCGCCAACCTGTTCGCACTGGCCCCGATGCTCGCCTGGGCCGTGGGACAGCACTTCTGGTGGCACGCTCGCGGCGCGCAGTCCCGCACGCTCTCCACGGTCAACGCCCTGCTCGACGTCTCGGCCGTTTCGATCCTGGCCACGTGCTATGGGCTGTTCGGTGATCCGAACTTCGCGGTGAAGTCACCGATCCTGAGCGCGTATTTCGTGATCCTCGCGGCGCGGCCGTTCACGGGTTCGCCGCGCCTCGCGCTCAGCACCGCGCTCACGGCAACGCTGCAGTACGCGGCCATCGTCGTCTTCTTCACGGCCACGGGTCGCCTGGCGCTCAACGACGATCCGACGGCGACGGTGACCACCCGCGGCACGTCCCTCCTCGACGAAGGCGCCAAGACGCTGCTCCTGCTCATCGCTGGCGTCGTGGCCACCTACGCCACGGCGTGGAACGAACGCACACTGCGCCAGGCCGTCTCGCTGCGCCGGAACTTCGAAGCGCGCTTTCGCGCGGTGTTCGAACACTCCGCGGTCGGTGTGGCGCTGCTGAACGAGCAGGGCGCGGTCCTCGAGGCCAACGGCGCGATGACGTCCATTGTGGGCGCGTCGAACATGCAGCTTGTCGGCCGCCGCATCTCCGACTTTGCCACGCCAGAACACGAACAGACGAGCGAGCGCCTGATCCGCGATCTCGTGGATGGCGAACAGGCGAGCGCCACAGCCGAGGTACTGTTTGCGCGGAGCGATGGCGCCGAGGTCTGGGGCTCGGTCACGGTGTCGCACGCCCAGGGCGCCCGCGACGTGCGGCTGATCGCCATCGTCGAAGACGTCACCAGCCGCAAGGCGCTCGAGGCCAAGCTGCTGCAGCAGGCGTTCTACGACGGCCTGACCGGACTCGCCAACCGCTCGCTCTTTCGCGATCGCGCCGAGCACGCGCTCACGCGCGCGATGCGCGATCGGTCCGAGGTGGCGGTGCTCTTCCTCGACCTCGACAACTTCAAAAACGTCAACGACACGCTCGGCCATGGCGCGGGCGACTGCCTGCTCCAGGTGGTGGCCAACCGCCTGCTCAACGCGACACGCGGCTGCGATACCGTCGCCCGGCTGGGCGGGGACGAGTTCGCGGTGCTGCTCGAAAACGTACGAACCGAGGCCGACGCGAGCGTGGTCGCGGAACGCATCACGCACGCGCTGCGCTCCCCGATCGAGCTGAACTCGGGGAACACGGTGCGAGTCTCGTCGAGCATCGGCATCGCGCGCGCCGAAGACTCGTCGACCGTGGACGACCTGATGCGCAACGCGGACGTGGCGATGTATGCGGCCAAGTCGGCATCACGCGGCACCTTCGTGTTCTTCGACCGCTCGATGCACACCGCGCTGGTCGATCGCGTCATGCTCGAAGTCGACATGCGCACGGCGATCGAGGGTCGCGATTTCTGGGTGGCCTACCAGCCGATTGTCGACCTGGAGACCCGCGAACTCACGGGCATGGAGGCGCTGGCGCGCTGGCGTCATCCGCTCAAGGGCCTGATCCCGCCGGCGTCGTTCATCCCGGTGGCCGAGGAAACGGGGCTGATCCTCGCGATCGGTCGGCTGGTGCTGGCCGACGCGTGCCAGCAGGCCGCGTACTGGAATCGGCTCCCCGGGCGCACACGGCCGCTCTCGATCACGGTGAACCTGTCGGGAAAACAGCTGCAAGCCCCCGACCTCCACCAGGACGTGCGGGAGGCCCTCGCGAGCAGCGGGCTCGACCCGTCGCACCTGATCCTCGAGATCACCGAGTCGGTGATCATGGAGAGCGGACGGAGCGTGCTCGAACGTCTGCGCGACCTGAAGGAACTCGGCGTTCGACTCGCGATCGATGACTTCGGTACCGGCTACTCCTCGCTGTCGTACCTGCAGCAGTTTCCGGTGGACATCCTCAAGATCGATCGCTCGTTCACCACGGGACTCGCCCGCGGGCCTAACGAAGATGCGCTGGCGCGGACGATCATTGCGCTGGGCGACCTGCTCACGCTCCGGACGATCGCCGAAGGCGTCGAGCACGAAGGTCAGCACGAGCGACTCCGGGACCTGGGCTGTGACTACGGCCAGGGCTACCTGTTCGGCAAACCGATCTCCGCGCGCGACATGACGGCGCTGCTGCGCACGGGACAGCTACCCGAGCTGGTCGAGGAAGAGGAGCAACGCTCGGTCCCGAGCCAGGGCTGA